GGGGCATGGAGCCGTCGGGGGTGTCACCGCCGCTCCAGTGGGTTGCCAGCCGGTCGGGCAGCCGGTCGTGCGCGGCCCAGGGCAGGCCCGCGAGCAGCGCCGCGACGGCCGCCGTGGCTCCCGCGCGGCCCCAGAGCGCGGCGCGGCTCCGGCCGCCTGTCCCGTTGTCCCCGTCCGTCATGTCGTCGTCCCCCGGATCATGTCGATGAGGTCGGTGCGGCTGTAGCCGAGCCGGGAAGCCTCCGCGATCAGTTCCCGCACCTTGATCTGCAGTCCGGAACGCTGGGCCGCGCCCTCGGCGACGGTGATCCCACGGCCCCGGCGGAACTCCAGCAGGCCCTCGTCCCGCAGTTCTCGCAGGCCGCGCAGGACGGTGTTGACGTTGATGTCCAGGGCCGTGGAGAGATCGCGGGCCGAGGGCAGCCGGTCGCCGGTGCGGCACTCGCCCTCGGCGACGGCCCGCCGGATCGCCGCCGCGACCTGCTCGTGCAGGGGGCGGGTGTCGGTCTTGTCCAGACGTAGCAGCATGGTGCCAATGAAACTAGCACCATCGGCTTCATTGTGCAGCGGGTGGGCAGCAGAACGGGCCCGCCGCTTTGTCGCGACGGGCCCGTTCTGTTGTCCCCTGGTGTGTCAGCCGAGCTTGGCGAAGCCGTAGTCGAGGAGCTTCTTCGCGTCCGCCTCCCGCTGGGGGATGGAGGTGGAGGCGAGGACGGTGCCGATGACCGTCTTGCCGTTCCGGGTCGCGGCGAAGACCAGGCAGTACTTGGCCTCCGGGCCGGAGCCGGTCTTGACGCCGATGGTGCCGCTGTAGCTGCTGAGGAGCCCGTTGGTGTTGGTCCACGCGGCCATCGTGCGGGTGCTGCCCGTCCTGGTGATGGTCTTCGCGGTGTACGACTTGGTCTGCACGACCGTGCGGAACGTGGAGTTCTTCATCGCGCTGCTGGCGATCTTCGTCAGATCGCGCGGCGTCGACCAGTTGTTGCCGTTGCCGATGCCGTCGAACGAATCGAAGTGGGTGTTCTTCAGGCCCAGGCTGGTGGCGGCGGCGTTCATCTTGCCGATGAAGTTCTTCACACGCGCGTCGCGGGTGGAGCCGGAGCCGTAGGTGTCGGCGAGCGCGTAGGCGGCGTCGC
The genomic region above belongs to Streptomyces sp. CG1 and contains:
- a CDS encoding D-alanyl-D-alanine carboxypeptidase family protein, coding for MITGIKGTRTTLIRRAAAVAVASGALLATGALTAAPAQAVTTPSIVAAGGYVMNNANGASLYTKAADTQRSTGSTTKIMTAKVVLAQSNLNLDRKVTIQKAYSDYVVKNNASQAHLIVGDKVTVRQLLYGLMLPSGCDAAYALADTYGSGSTRDARVKNFIGKMNAAATSLGLKNTHFDSFDGIGNGNNWSTPRDLTKIASSAMKNSTFRTVVQTKSYTAKTITRTGSTRTMAAWTNTNGLLSSYSGTIGVKTGSGPEAKYCLVFAATRNGKTVIGTVLASTSIPQREADAKKLLDYGFAKLG
- a CDS encoding GntR family transcriptional regulator, whose product is MLLRLDKTDTRPLHEQVAAAIRRAVAEGECRTGDRLPSARDLSTALDINVNTVLRGLRELRDEGLLEFRRGRGITVAEGAAQRSGLQIKVRELIAEASRLGYSRTDLIDMIRGTTT